The Penaeus chinensis breed Huanghai No. 1 chromosome 39, ASM1920278v2, whole genome shotgun sequence genome has a segment encoding these proteins:
- the LOC125046502 gene encoding keratin-associated protein 19-2-like, protein MVHVKMAPLLLAACLMGSWVCALPEPDGGHGHGGGHGHGGGHGHGGGHGHGSGHGNGGGYGYGHSQGGGYGYGHSGGYGHDSGYGHSGGYGHGHDSGDYGHGHDSGGYGHGHDSGYGHSGGYGHDHDNGGYGHGHDSGYGHSGGYGHGQDSGGYGHGHGGGFGNGFGFGGGFGNGFGGGFGSDFGFGGGFDNGFGFGGGGFGNFA, encoded by the exons ATGGTGCATGTGAAG atgGCCCCTCTTCTGCTCGCGGCCTGTTTGATGGGAAGCTGGGTCTGCGCTCTGCCCGAACCCGACGGTGGGCATGGCCATGGCGGAGGGCATGGCCATGGCGGAGGGCATGGCCATGGCGGTGGACATGGGCATGGTAGTGGACATGGAAATGGGGGTGGCTATGGATATGGCCATAGTCAAGGCGGTGGTTACGGATATGGCCACAGCGGTGGATATGGCCATGACAGCGGGTACGGTCACAGCGGAGGTTACGGACATGGCCATGACAGCGGAGATTACGGACATGGCCATGACAGCGGAGGTTACGGACATGGCCATGACAGCGGGTACGGTCACAGCGGTGGTTACGGACATGACCATGACAACGGAGGTTACGGACATGGCCATGACAGCGGGTACGGTCATAGCGGAGGTTACGGACATGGCCAAGACAGCGGAGGTTACGGACATGGCCATGGTGGGGGATTTGGCAATGGCTTCGGCTTCGGAGGAGGCTTTGGCAACGGTTTCGGAGGAGGCTTTGGCAGCGACTTCGGCTTCGGTGGAGGATTTGACAACGGCTTCGGCttcggaggaggaggatttggcAACTTTGCCTAA